A portion of the Fulvia fulva chromosome 1, complete sequence genome contains these proteins:
- a CDS encoding Serine/threonine-protein kinase ppk6: MLATDNPNALPQPQQQPHVVEHPPPSSSNADARQQRPTALHIPKNRSASNLTSLHSSSASLRADGDQRGGRLSVDAGSDYDNLTRSPILTAERDTGLRRIRQNPQPSLSRNPSSPNLQPISPTPSSPVSRKSSFAQTLASPTIPFSEDLTRFPSESLHSFSFAHQSSDSLHNRQNVLKRSIEFMKDRLNFATSSPRIASAQAKLAGDEEVLSMMELLQKANIMSPQSLNAAGLSFDRDLGPLTGPAHLANENVFEKSFLPPGQESEGPTDMSSPSAVGSSDATKSSSSGRGVDRDLRSEKLSPVNSHHSMQIPETVAENGSISEPEKLDLTQSVTLDSTDRDSMPGLPTQRPHRSSLKRTYTDVAGYSLQHKLTEALAQPYRAAQPAATPIVPQQPARSNTTVAERERAPHGHRNQQAQAIFTTEAKAPWTITAANDLACLVFGVTRAEVRKLGIMEVIQQDRRSWLEERLKNPESGSASRQSRLQPPPPPGKKISSALASMGNGVTAKLLSKPPARQTYQSRRSKTEDGTRTPEKPKNSNHPGHKSRGVLLCGDVVPIRKMNGASGSASLWVKEKGNNLIWVLEEIAEDVAMLTVDEIGLLERGSGDVEPIFGIDRVRNGMDVQRLIPAWPKLAGTNTGAIDYDAVRKLKRFTARTSNSISIPITVDQVNDSNIFRISSFPHVAGILVVNPSTMRVSSSNNAFAGALFGHDRPAGLPIMELLPSFDKVLRIMTDEDRIALVDGIVIPEHSFRRARALLALREGSADAAAIFLRPSGLPAKHRDGAEIMVDVQMRVVRSDRDPIYNETVIDEDGPLLSNGGEVVYALWITYSRQMHAVNHGIGPVTPHISRPSTPPQTRPALSADSSDMPSPVVVGESETTNDEEASRIDLLDQRLNEAKSNSQMAGMPGEGEPYEHPAPDMIEAGVKVITKKRIDDFTILEEMGQGAYGQVKLARYKKAAAMKMVIKYVTKRRILVDTWHRDRRLGTVPLEIHVLDYLRRDGLQHPNIVEMADFFEDDINYYIEMKPHGLPGMDLFDYIELRVTMEERECRKIFKQVAEALHHLHITAKVVHRDIKDENVVLDGEGRVKLVDFGSAAYIKSGPFDVFVGTIDYAAPEVLRGLPYRGKEQDVWALGILLYTIVYKENPFYSIDEIMDHDLRVPYVMSEENLDLIRKMLDRDVERRIGIQAVLEHPWTLHLDDEDAAAAAPSPPDGGQGQAVAPQTVAVAA, encoded by the exons ATGCTTGCTACAGACAACCCCAACGCTCTCCCGCAGCCGCAGCAGCAGCCTCACGTCGTCGAGCACCCGCCGCCTTCCTCGAGCAACGCCGATGCCCGCCAGCAGCGTCCGACGGCGCTGCACATACCGAAGAACCGATCGGCGAGCAACCTCACGAGTCTGCATTCGAGCAGTGCCAGTCTGAGGGCAGATGGTGACCAGCGAGGTGGACGACTGTCCGTCGATGCCGGGAGCGACTATGATAACTTGACAAG GTCACCTATCCTTACAGCCGAACGCGATACTGGCCTCAGACGGATACGGCAGAATCCACAACCATCGCTAAGCCGGAATCCATCTTCGCCAAACCTACAACCCATCTCACCAACACCGTCCAGTCCGGTGTCGCGCAAGTCATCCTTCGCTCAGACATTAGCTTCCCCCACCATACCATTCAGCGAGGACTTGACCCGCTTTCCGTCCGAGTCGCTGCACTCGTTCTCCTTCGCTCACCAGAGCAGCGACTCTCTTCACAATCGCCAGAATGTATTGAAACGAAGCATTGAGTTCATGAAGGATCGGCTGAACTTTGCAACCTCTTCGCCGCGGATAGCAAGTGCACAGGCGAAGCTGGCAGGTGACGAGGAAGTTCTTAGTATGATGGAGCTACTACAAAAGGCAAATATCATGAGTCCTCAAAGCTTGAATGCTGCTGGCTTGAGCTTCGACAGAGATCTCGGTCCACTTACTGGTCCGGCACATCTGGCCAACGAGAACGTCTTTGAGAAGAGCTTCCTTCCACCTGGCCAAGAAAGTGAAGGTCCGACGGACATGAGCAGCCCAAGTGCAGTCGGGAGTAGCGACGCTACAAAGTCTTCGAGCAGTGGACGTGGGGTGGATAGAGACCTCCGAAGCGAGAAGTTATCACCTGTGAACTCACATCACTCAATGCAGATTCCGGAGACGGTGGCAGAGAACGGTTCCATTTCAGAGCCAGAAAAGCTGGATCTCACACAGTCCGTGACTCTTGATAGCACCGATCGCGATTCCATGCCGGGACTGCCAACGCAACGACCTCACCGGTCTTCTTTGAAGAGAACCTACACCGATGTGGCTGGATACTCTTTGCAGCACAAGCTGACCGAAGCTCTTGCTCAGCCGTATCGTGCCGCACAGCCAGCTGCTACCCCGATCGTCCCACAACAGCCTGCACGCTCGAACACGACAGTCGCTGAACGTGAGAGAGCACCGCATGGACACCGGAATCAGCAAGCACAAGCTATATTCACCACCGAAGCCAAAGCACCTTGGACTATCACTGCTGCTAATGACCTAGCATGTCTAGTGTTCGGCGTCACTCGTGCTGAAGTACGAAAGCTGGGCATCATGGAAGTCATCCAGCAAGATCGCAGAAGCTGGCTTGAGGAGAGGTTGAAGAATCCAGAAAGCGGTAGTGCATCGAGGCAGTCGAGGTTGCAGCCTCCGCCTCCACCTGGTAAGAAAATTTCAAGTGCACTCGCGAGCATGGGTAACGGCGTGACAGCCAAGTTACTATCCAAGCCACCGGCTAGGCAGACTTATCAGAGTCGGCGTAGCAAAACCGAAGACGGCACCAGGACTCCCGAAAAGCCAAAGAACTCGAATCATCCCGGTCACAAGAGTAGAGGCGTGCTACTATGTGGTGACGTCGTGCCTATTCGAAAGATGAATGGTGCGTCCGGTAGTGCTTCTCTCTGGGTCAAGGAGAAGGGCAACAACCTGATTTGGGTCCTGGAGGAGATCGCCGAGGATGTCGCGATGCTTACTGTCGATGAGATTGGTCTGCTAGAACGAGGCAGTGGTGACGTCGAGCCCATCTTCGGCATTGATCGAGTCCGCAACGGCATGGACGTGCAAAGGCTGATTCCTGCTTGGCCGAAGCTAGCTGGCACGAACACTGGAGCTATCGACTATGATGCGGTGCGGAAGCTCAAGCGTTTTACAGCACGAACGAGCAACTCGATCAGCATACCGATCACGGTCGACCAGGTCAACGATTCGAACATTTTCAGGATATCGAGCTTTCCACATGTGGCAGGCATACTAGTCGTCAACCCTTCGACAATGCGAGTCAGCAGCTCTAACAATGCCTTCGCTGGAGCTCTTTTTGGGCACGACAGACCTGCTGGACTGCCAATCATGGAACTCCTTCCATCCTTCGACAAGGTGCTTCGTATAATGACGGATGAAGACAGGATTGCGCTGGTCGATGGAATCGTGATTCCCGAGCACAGTTTCCGTCGCGCTCGTGCTCTGCTTGCACTGCGAGAAGGCTCTGCCGATGCTGCGGCTATCTTCCTGCGGCCCAGTGGACTACCAGCGAAGCACAGAGATGGCGCTGAGATCATGGTCGATGTGCAGATGCGCGTTGTGCGATCTGACAGGGATCCGATCTACAATGAGACGGTCATTGACGAAGATGGACCGCTACTCTCGAACGGCGGCGAGGTCGTCTACGCGCTGTGGATCACATATAGCCGGCAGATGCATGCGGTCAATCACGGCATTGGACCAGTCACTCCTCACATCAGCAGACCCAGTACACCTCCACAAACGAGACCAGCACTGTCGGCTGATAGCAGTGATATGCCAAGCCCTGTGGTCGTTGGTGAGTCAGAAACCACAAATGACGAAGAAGCCTCCCGGATCGATCTGCTTGATCAACGACTCAACGAGGCCAAGTCGAATTCACAAATGGCGGGCATGCCGGGAGAAGGCGAGCCATATGAGCATCCGGCTCCAGACATGATCGAGGCAGGCGTCAAAGTCATCACGAAGAAGCGCATAGACGATTTTACGATCCTGGAGGAGATGGGTCAAGGTGCTTACGGCCAGGTAAAACTTGCGCGGTACAAGAAGGCCGCGGCCATGAAGATGGTCATCAAGTATGTGACGAAACGTCGGATCTTGGTCGACACCTGGCATCGCGATCGACGTCTCGGAACTGTGCCGTTGGAGATTCATGTCTTGGACTACCTTAGGAGGGATGGTTTACAGCACCCGAACATCGTGGAGATGGCTGACTTCTTCGAGGACGACATAAACTACTACATTGAGATGAAGCCACATGGCCTTCCTGGGATGGACCTGTTTGATTACATTGAGCTGAGAGTGACCATGGAGGAGCGGGAGTGCAGGAAGATCTTCAAACAAGTTGCCGAGGCGCTGCACCATCTTCACATCACCGCCAAAGTCGTACACCGAGACATCAAGGACGAGAACGTCGTTCTTGATGGCGAGGGCCGCGTCAAGCTGGTCGACTTCGGAAGCGCGGCATACATCAAGTCCGGTCCCTTCGACGTTTTCGTCGGGACAATAG ACTACGCCGCCCCCGAAGTGCTCCGGGGCCTCCCGTACCGCGGCAAAGAACAAGACGTCTGGGCCTTGGGAATCCTCCTCTACACCATCGTCTACAAAGAAAATCCGTTCTACTCCATCGACGAAATCATGGACCACGACTTACGGGTGCCTTACGTTATGAGCGAGGAGAATCTGGATCTCATCAGGAAAATGCTTGATCGTGATGTTGAGAGGAGGATTGGGATTCAGGCTGTGTTGGAGCATCCCTGGACGCTGCATTTGGATGATGAGgatgctgctgctgctgcacCGAGTCCGCCCGATGGAGGCCAGGGACAGGCGGTGGCGCCGCAGACGGTGGCGGTCGCTGCGTGa
- a CDS encoding putative phosphatase — protein MPPTVHCIRHAQGYHNLNAANHNMHDPLLTVLGHEQCKTLGRDFPYSSNVDLIVASPIKRTIYTALEAFEEIIRKKGLKVVALPEVQETSDLPCDTGSDRAELEREFEGRPIDLDLVHEGWNNKRGKWAPTAAAIQNRAREGRVWLMNRPEKEIVIVTHGGFLHYFTEDWSDTARFVGTGWNNTEYRSYTFSSHQPEEAHLIETPESLIRRKQAEETNKDLSKEEDVNLKRTVSNT, from the exons ATGCCGCCGACAGTGCACTGCATCCGCCATGCCCAAGGCTACCACAACCTCAACGCCGCAAACCACAACATGCACGATCCTCTCCTCACCGTCCTAGGACACGAACAGTGCAAGACTCTCGGCCGCGACTTCCCCTACTCATCCAACGTTGACCTGATCGTCGCCTCCCCAATCAAGCGCACCATCTACACAGCCCTCGAGGCGTTTGAAGAGATCATCAGGAAGAAGGGACTGAAAGTCGTGGCCTTACCAGAAGTACAAGAGACCAGCGACCTGCCATGTGACACAGGCAGCGATCGAGCGGAACTAGAGAGAGAATTCGAGGGACGCCCCATAGATCTTGATCTAGTACACGAAGGCTGGAACAACAAACGCGGGAAATGGGCTCCCACAGCCGCAGCAATCCAGAATCGCGCACGAGAAGGAAGAGTCTGGCTCATGAACCGACCAGAGAAAGAGATCGTCATAGTAACACACG GTGGCTTTTTGCACTATTTCACCGAAGACTGGTCAGACACCGCCCGATTCGTCGGCACAGGCTGGAACAACACCGAATACAGATCCTACACTTTCTCCTCCCACCAGCCGGAAGAAGCACACCTGATTGAGACGCCAGAGTCACTCATACGGAGGAAGCAGGCAGAGGAGACGAACAAGGATCTGAGCAAGGAGGAAGATGTGAATTTGAAGAGGACGGTTTCGAATACATAG
- a CDS encoding Ran-specific GTPase-activating protein 30: protein MDLILQRMTQQAMQYALRSGISITTGYAIKECARLYKQAPKSRDREELMLLQQRLESKIRVISPSIDMIELIAARGNTSLESAVSLTKDIRYEIQKLGKRLQDAANDEELLRHRSNKAKSREDTSQELKGCIDHIKLLLARIEDAVPLINLAITTSGVNLSTKLSGTISPSRLLQASTFLTSADSQYSTNVTMRQQVGSTYVLTLYMLFAGHATRPVTEHGVRETTWKEVIHKARVKLWRIPLEQLYTLPGEHTQADGHDAANTIPGDAKASEFAYQLSIVEDLDDDRHHNPEDEGHSPGPVDDVLEAGIRDVIPIHEISKIFYADTGKILNIGGDGDAYSPVLLLKRDVHAEPPRRMLRRSQSRVSINEGVANTSISDDDDQDDQTEIDAQFERESAPPTPLNDSESAPQETHAWRLPADLDPEWMALEVYTEDDESESDIDTSPEPERPGLSRAESLEPGLSDALANLNMNSDGSSSDHHLAPNKSQVLQLSPGRRAGPALKSSLSLLEMLMKLAALQQFRQESHLAIEDELLNFFLEDSATAGAGADKQYRQQLRQTAARRVGFDPYDESPVKRRGEDYIRNAGEAASPRGSPGSGLLYRDGFDGLPVPQLDFAARPSIERLGSRLPSSPPQRPPYQTPSRTSTPDTSEGHQKTVRAKYAGDTPSPPSPPAARASAESTTTTANGAKTRAATLRSKTDSRPRSPLRVVADGEE from the coding sequence ATGGATCTCATCCTGCAGCGCATGACGCAGCAGGCTATGCAATATGCCCTCAGATCGGGCATCTCCATTACGACCGGCTATGCCATCAAAGAATGCGCTCGCCTGTACAAGCAGGCGCCGAAGAGCAGAGACCGCGAAGAGCTCATGCTTCTTCAACAGCGGCTCGAGAGCAAGATACGCGTCATCTCACCGTCAATCGACATGATCGAGCTCATCGCCGCCCGCGGTAATACATCCCTTGAGTCTGCCGTGTCCCTGACCAAAGACATTCGTTACGAGATTCAGAAGCTTGGCAAACGGCTTCAAGATGCTGCCAACGACGAGGAGCTTCTGCGCCACAGAAGCAACAAAGCTAAGTCACGCGAAGACACCAGCCAAGAGCTGAAAGGCTGCATTGACCACATCAAGCTTTTGTTAGCTCGCATAGAGGATGCAGTCCCTCTCATCAACCTCGCCATTACCACGTCGGGGGTCAATCTGTCGACGAAGCTCTCGGGCACCATCAGCCCGAGTCGCTTGCTGCAGGCCTCGACTTTCTTGACATCGGCAGATTCGCAGTACTCTACCAACGTGACGATGCGCCAACAGGTGGGTTCAACATATGTACTCACGTTGTACATGCTGTTTGCTGGCCATGCTACGCGACCTGTCACTGAGCATGGCGTTCGAGAGACGACCTGGAAAGAGGTGATTCACAAGGCTCGGGTCAAGCTGTGGCGTATTCCTCTGGAGCAGCTCTACACATTGCCCGGCGAACACACCCAAGCAGATGGCCACGATGCTGCTAATACGATTCCTGGCGATGCCAAAGCCTCCGAGTTTGCCTATCAGCTTTCGATTGTGGAGGACCTAGATGACGATCGGCATCACAACCCAGAAGACGAAGGACATTCACCTGGACCCGTTGATGATGTACTGGAGGCTGGTATTAGAGACGTCATACCGATCCACGAGATCTCGAAGATCTTCTATGCAGATACCGGCAAGATCCTCAACATTGGTGGAGACGGCGATGCGTACAGTCCCGTCCTCTTGCTGAAGCGAGACGTCCACGCCGAGCCTCCGCGACGTATGCTTCGCCGATCACAGTCGCGCGTCAGCATCAATGAAGGTGTAGCTAACACCTCCATcagcgacgacgacgaccaGGATGATCAAACCGAGATCGATGCTCAATTTGAGCGTGAGTCCGCACCGCCAACGCCGCTGAACGATAGTGAAAGCGCTCCTCAAGAGACTCATGCTTGGCGTCTACCCGCCGATCTCGACCCTGAATGGATGGCATTGGAGGTTTACACCGAAGATGACGAGAGTGAGAGCGACATTGACACCTCCCCAGAGCCTGAGCGACCGGGCTTGAGTCGAGCTGAATCATTGGAGCCTGGTCTGAGCGATGCTCTGGCCAATCTGAACATGAATTCAGACGGCTCCTCATCCGATCATCACCTTGCGCCCAACAAGTCGCAAGTATTGCAGCTTTCACCAGGCAGGCGAGCGGGACCGGCTCTTAAGAGTAGCCTTTCCTTGCTCGAAATGCTCATGAAACTGGCTGCTCTTCAGCAATTCCGGCAGGAGTCTCATCTGGCCATTGAAGATGAGCTACTGAACTTCTTCCTGGAAGATAGTGCAACCGCTGGTGCCGGCGCAGACAAACAGTATCGCCAGCAGCTTCGGCAGACCGCCGCGAGGAGAGTCGGCTTCGATCCGTACGACGAGTCCCCTGTAAAGAGACGTGGCGAAGACTACATCCGGAACGCTGGTGAGGCAGCGTCCCCGAGAGGTTCTCCTGGATCAGGACTACTGTACCGTGATGGCTTCGATGGACTGCCCGTACCGCAACTCGACTTCGCCGCCAGACCTTCCATTGAGCGGCTGGGGTCTCGGCTGCCTTCCTCACCACCACAGCGGCCACCGTACCAGACACCATCTAGAACATCGACACCTGACACAAGTGAAGGCCACCAGAAGACTGTACGGGCCAAGTATGCCGGCGACACACCCTCACCACCTTCTCCGCCTGCAGCGCGTGCCTCAGCTGAGTCCACAACCACGACCGCGAACGGCGCGAAGACGCGGGCGGCGACGTTACGAAGCAAGACGGATTCGCGACCACGGAGCCCATTGCGAGTCGTTGCCGATGGCGAGGAATGA